A part of Streptomyces sp. NBC_01235 genomic DNA contains:
- a CDS encoding DsbA family protein encodes MPSAERASLTYAFDAYCAWCYGFGPTLRAFAEDNAHRVRIGVVSAGLYTGARALPVAAYPHLSAERGDIARLTGVAFGTGYDRAVSRGTTVLDSAAAAAGLAALRDQPGLSELDAAEAMQRAWFVDGRSLSDTEVYRGIAGELGLDADAVTAAFSAPAGRVKARADFRALRRLRVLSYPTLLLDTAHGGDQMGGAGSTVAALTSALDQRLTTTVPQLPFHDLPSRGEPS; translated from the coding sequence ATGCCTTCGGCGGAGCGGGCCTCCCTGACGTACGCCTTCGACGCGTACTGCGCCTGGTGCTACGGCTTCGGCCCCACCCTGCGGGCCTTTGCCGAGGACAACGCTCACCGCGTCCGGATCGGCGTCGTGTCGGCCGGCCTCTACACCGGTGCCCGTGCGCTGCCGGTGGCGGCCTATCCGCACCTGTCGGCCGAACGCGGCGACATCGCGCGGCTGACCGGGGTCGCCTTCGGCACGGGCTACGACCGTGCCGTGTCGCGGGGGACGACCGTGCTCGACTCCGCCGCCGCGGCGGCGGGGCTGGCCGCGCTGCGCGACCAGCCCGGCCTCAGCGAACTGGACGCGGCCGAGGCCATGCAGCGGGCGTGGTTCGTCGACGGCCGCAGCCTGTCCGACACAGAGGTCTACCGGGGCATAGCCGGCGAGCTCGGCCTGGACGCGGACGCCGTGACCGCGGCGTTCAGCGCCCCGGCCGGCCGGGTGAAGGCCCGCGCCGACTTCCGTGCGTTGCGCCGCCTGCGCGTCCTCTCGTATCCGACGCTGCTGCTGGACACCGCGCACGGTGGCGACCAGATGGGCGGCGCGGGCTCCACAGTCGCTGCCCTGACCTCCGCCCTCGACCAACGGCTGACCACGACCGTCCCCCAACTCCCCTTCCATGACCTGCCCTCGCGAGGAGAACCGTCATGA
- a CDS encoding helix-turn-helix transcriptional regulator → MVKNRHAGDRGILEISFAAPAGTPAGVEVLSLADLRHRVPGERLTAPQRPDFHHLIALTGGTLWHTVDFTAYALEPGSWLWVRPGQVQQWGDLTHAEGTLILFRQDFLDPATTAGARTEDPHAPVLRRPLPEDAQALRLAADHLAAEFQALGRLPLEIHTAALRHLLAVLVLRLAHLTAPVGSPAPEPDATYLRFRDAVEKDFVRTRRVEDYAEALGYSARTLARATLAAAGLGAKEFIDRRVVLEAKRLLAHSDQSAARIADRLGFSSATHFSKYFHQRTGQTPITFRDTVRGHTPR, encoded by the coding sequence ATGGTCAAAAACCGACATGCTGGCGACCGAGGGATCCTGGAGATCTCCTTCGCGGCGCCCGCCGGCACCCCCGCCGGCGTCGAAGTGCTGTCCCTCGCCGACCTGCGCCACCGCGTACCCGGCGAGCGGCTCACGGCCCCCCAGCGCCCGGACTTCCACCACCTGATCGCCCTCACCGGCGGAACCCTCTGGCACACGGTCGACTTCACCGCCTACGCCCTCGAACCCGGCTCATGGCTGTGGGTTCGCCCCGGCCAGGTGCAGCAGTGGGGCGACCTCACCCACGCCGAGGGCACCCTGATCCTGTTCCGCCAGGACTTCCTCGACCCGGCCACCACTGCCGGCGCCCGCACGGAGGACCCGCACGCTCCGGTCCTGCGCCGGCCCCTGCCCGAGGACGCCCAGGCCCTGAGACTGGCCGCCGACCATCTCGCCGCCGAGTTCCAGGCCCTCGGACGCCTGCCCCTGGAGATCCACACCGCGGCCCTGCGCCACCTGCTGGCCGTCCTCGTCCTGCGCCTGGCCCACCTCACCGCGCCTGTCGGCAGCCCCGCCCCCGAACCGGACGCCACCTACCTGCGCTTCCGTGACGCGGTGGAAAAGGACTTCGTCCGCACCCGCCGGGTCGAGGACTACGCCGAAGCGCTCGGCTACTCGGCCCGCACCCTCGCGCGCGCCACCCTCGCCGCAGCCGGCCTGGGCGCCAAGGAGTTCATCGACCGCCGCGTCGTCCTCGAAGCCAAGCGCCTCCTGGCCCACAGCGATCAGAGTGCCGCCCGAATCGCCGACCGCCTCGGCTTCTCCAGCGCCACCCACTTCAGCAAGTACTTCCACCAGCGCACCGGCCAGACCCCGATCACCTTCCGCGACACGGTCCGCGGGCACACCCCGAGGTGA
- a CDS encoding winged helix-turn-helix domain-containing protein → MAHGLPDRIWTLSRIKPLIGRRLHTRTTLSAIAQTLHRHGFSPQVPARRAPERNEEAVSGRVKETWPLVETPQRRSGLRLCCEDEAGFSMTPPTNRTRARPGHTPVIRIRGRSRRRFSIAARACCRRADAHARSSGPSGTSITSKAAVAIPPGPITGTCRSPPASSSVPRLCSSGTT, encoded by the coding sequence GTGGCGCACGGCCTGCCGGACCGGATCTGGACGCTGTCGCGGATTAAGCCCCTGATCGGACGCCGCTTGCACACGCGCACGACCTTGTCGGCGATCGCGCAGACGCTGCACCGGCACGGCTTCAGCCCGCAGGTCCCGGCCCGCCGCGCCCCGGAGCGCAACGAGGAAGCGGTGAGCGGCCGGGTGAAGGAGACCTGGCCGCTGGTGGAAACCCCGCAGCGGCGCTCGGGGCTGCGGCTCTGCTGCGAGGACGAGGCAGGCTTCTCGATGACGCCGCCCACGAACCGAACCCGGGCCCGCCCAGGGCACACGCCTGTCATCCGGATACGCGGACGTTCCCGGCGCCGGTTCTCGATCGCTGCCCGGGCCTGCTGCAGACGGGCGGACGCTCACGCCCGATCCTCAGGCCCGAGCGGCACGTCGATCACGAGCAAGGCGGCAGTCGCAATCCCGCCTGGACCGATTACCGGGACCTGCCGATCGCCGCCCGCCAGCAGCTCGGTGCCCCGATTGTGCTCCTCCGGGACAACGTGA
- a CDS encoding TetR/AcrR family transcriptional regulator, giving the protein MAASDRRAELLEAAIRVMTRDGVAKATTRAIVNEAGMPLGVFHYCFDSRAQLLEVVTQTLTERYVAEARGLFTPHREIRDSILDSLHAFWKGFEANPREHQISYELTQYALRNPGFENVARRQYEIFLSAFASLLELAADSAGVEWTVPVPVLARYVQSTIDGLNITWLVDRNSDDSRAALELLADHLLQHTRPREA; this is encoded by the coding sequence ATGGCGGCGAGCGACCGGAGGGCCGAGCTCCTCGAAGCGGCGATCCGGGTCATGACACGGGACGGCGTGGCCAAGGCCACCACCCGCGCGATCGTGAACGAGGCCGGCATGCCCCTCGGGGTGTTCCACTACTGCTTCGACTCCAGGGCGCAGCTGCTCGAAGTCGTCACGCAGACGCTCACCGAGCGGTATGTCGCGGAGGCCCGCGGCCTGTTCACGCCACACCGGGAGATCCGCGACAGCATCCTCGACAGCCTGCACGCGTTTTGGAAAGGGTTCGAGGCGAACCCGCGGGAACACCAGATCAGCTACGAGCTCACGCAGTACGCGCTGCGCAATCCCGGCTTCGAGAACGTGGCCAGACGGCAGTACGAGATCTTCCTGAGCGCGTTCGCCTCCCTGCTCGAACTGGCCGCCGACAGCGCCGGGGTCGAGTGGACGGTGCCTGTACCGGTGCTCGCGCGGTACGTGCAGTCGACCATCGACGGCCTCAACATCACCTGGCTCGTCGACCGCAACAGCGATGACAGCCGGGCAGCCCTCGAACTGCTTGCCGATCACCTCCTCCAGCACACCCGGCCCCGGGAGGCCTGA
- a CDS encoding Lrp/AsnC family transcriptional regulator: MPAARRITSRDRTLLSLLHEDGRASFQALAETLGTTAFTIGRRLDRLTRLGLVRFRCDFARPLGGWPVAVTFWATAPVKEPSAVGHALVRLPEVRNCAAVTGQHNLVIQAALHSVSGVLRLETRVCDVHPGLVVTDRTMALRHDRLLGRAFDSRGRSLGVVPPDVWSEPGTSVTAG, translated from the coding sequence GTGCCGGCAGCGAGGAGAATCACCTCGCGCGACCGCACCCTGCTGAGCCTGCTGCACGAGGACGGTCGCGCGTCCTTCCAGGCCCTGGCGGAGACGCTCGGCACGACCGCCTTCACCATCGGGCGGCGTCTCGACCGGCTCACCAGGCTCGGCCTGGTCCGCTTCCGCTGCGACTTCGCCCGCCCGCTCGGCGGCTGGCCCGTCGCGGTCACGTTCTGGGCCACGGCCCCCGTCAAGGAGCCGTCCGCCGTCGGTCACGCCCTCGTCCGTCTCCCCGAGGTCCGCAACTGCGCCGCCGTCACGGGCCAGCACAACCTCGTCATCCAGGCCGCTCTGCACTCCGTGAGCGGCGTGCTGCGGCTGGAGACCCGTGTCTGCGACGTCCATCCCGGTCTCGTCGTCACCGACCGCACGATGGCCCTGCGCCACGACAGGCTCCTCGGCCGGGCCTTCGACTCGCGCGGCCGGTCACTCGGCGTCGTTCCGCCCGACGTGTGGTCCGAGCCAGGCACGTCCGTCACCGCGGGATGA
- a CDS encoding SDR family NAD(P)-dependent oxidoreductase, producing the protein MARITDRTILIVGASSGIGAEVARQLAPGKNRLVITARRAPELAGIAEQVRAAGSSCLDIPADALDPRAAADVVTAATREFGSVDIALLNAGDGPDMPMDQVSVADVSRMMVLNYDVVVNYLIPLTEQMLRQRDGGLIAHTNSLAGLMGIPRQGPYSAAKAAARTLLDAARVELEPRGIRFTNIHPGFVTTARISEDGLPKPFEISEKRGARHVIRALEKEPAQAYFPWPTAALVCTLRTLPTPLASLILRKLAY; encoded by the coding sequence ATGGCAAGGATCACCGACCGTACGATCCTGATCGTCGGCGCGTCCTCGGGCATCGGCGCGGAAGTGGCGCGCCAACTCGCCCCCGGCAAGAACCGCTTGGTCATCACAGCCCGGCGCGCCCCCGAACTGGCCGGCATCGCGGAGCAGGTACGGGCCGCCGGCAGCAGCTGCCTGGACATCCCCGCCGACGCCCTCGACCCGCGGGCGGCGGCCGACGTGGTGACGGCCGCCACCAGGGAGTTCGGGTCCGTCGACATCGCGCTGCTCAACGCCGGTGACGGACCGGACATGCCCATGGACCAGGTATCCGTCGCCGACGTCTCACGCATGATGGTGTTGAACTACGACGTCGTCGTCAACTACCTCATTCCGCTGACCGAACAGATGCTACGGCAGCGCGACGGCGGCCTGATCGCCCACACGAACTCCCTCGCGGGACTCATGGGCATTCCCCGTCAGGGCCCGTACTCGGCCGCCAAGGCCGCCGCACGCACCCTCCTGGACGCGGCGCGTGTCGAACTCGAACCCCGAGGAATCCGGTTCACCAACATCCATCCGGGCTTCGTGACCACAGCACGTATCAGTGAAGACGGGCTGCCTAAACCGTTCGAGATCAGCGAGAAACGCGGGGCACGGCATGTCATACGCGCCCTGGAAAAGGAACCGGCCCAGGCGTACTTCCCCTGGCCCACAGCGGCCCTGGTCTGCACCCTGCGTACCCTGCCGACACCGCTCGCCTCCCTGATACTGCGGAAACTGGCCTACTGA